The Streptomyces phaeolivaceus genome has a window encoding:
- a CDS encoding IS701 family transposase, with translation MTVEQVESWSEGVAGLHARFAHRFGRSEPRERALDYLNGLVAPLEKKNGWTLSEQVGQLRPDGVQRLLNHSDWDENAVRDDVRDFVVETIGAKNAVLICDDTGFLKKGTKSAGVQRQYTGTAGRTENCQIGTFLAYASARGRALIDRELYIPVSWTDDRERCRAAGIDDEIPFATKNEHCKWMLQRAVDAGIPFAWVTADEAYGQVKHLRVWLEERRIAHVLATKVNDTVTTADGGDARVDQLVAALPRQAWKRVSGGQGAHGERIYDWARVAIRPYWENGFGHWVLARRSISDPTEIAYYVCYGSVASRLKDLVKVAAARWAVEECFQTAKGECGLDHYQVRLYRAWYRHITLAMAALAYLTAVRAAEAAKGAERTTSKTSYPSASRRSAD, from the coding sequence CTGACGGTTGAGCAGGTCGAGTCGTGGTCCGAGGGGGTGGCCGGGCTCCATGCCCGGTTCGCCCACCGTTTCGGCAGGTCGGAGCCCCGCGAGCGGGCGCTGGACTACCTGAACGGACTCGTCGCGCCGCTGGAGAAGAAGAACGGGTGGACGCTGTCCGAGCAGGTCGGGCAGCTCCGCCCGGACGGCGTCCAGCGCCTGCTCAACCACTCCGACTGGGACGAGAACGCGGTCCGCGACGATGTGCGCGACTTCGTCGTGGAGACCATCGGAGCCAAGAACGCGGTCCTGATCTGCGACGACACCGGTTTCCTGAAGAAGGGCACCAAGTCCGCCGGAGTCCAGCGGCAGTACACAGGTACCGCCGGCCGCACGGAGAACTGCCAGATCGGGACCTTCCTGGCCTACGCCTCCGCCAGGGGGCGGGCATTGATCGACCGTGAGCTCTACATCCCCGTTTCCTGGACGGATGACCGTGAGCGCTGCCGCGCAGCCGGGATCGACGACGAGATCCCCTTCGCGACCAAGAATGAGCACTGCAAGTGGATGCTGCAACGTGCCGTCGACGCAGGCATCCCGTTCGCGTGGGTCACCGCTGACGAGGCATACGGGCAGGTCAAGCACCTGCGGGTATGGCTGGAGGAACGCAGGATCGCGCACGTACTGGCCACCAAGGTCAACGACACCGTGACCACGGCGGACGGCGGCGACGCCAGGGTGGACCAGTTGGTCGCCGCCCTGCCCAGGCAAGCGTGGAAGCGGGTTTCCGGGGGCCAGGGCGCGCACGGCGAACGGATCTACGACTGGGCCCGCGTCGCCATCCGCCCGTACTGGGAGAACGGCTTCGGGCACTGGGTTCTGGCCCGCCGCAGCATCAGCGACCCCACCGAGATCGCCTACTACGTCTGCTACGGATCGGTGGCCTCCCGGCTGAAAGACCTGGTCAAGGTAGCCGCCGCGAGGTGGGCGGTGGAGGAGTGCTTCCAGACCGCCAAGGGCGAGTGCGGCCTGGACCACTACCAGGTGAGGCTCTACCGGGCCTGGTACCGCCACATCACCCTGGCCATGGCCGCCCTCGCCTACCTGACCGCCGTCCGCGCCGCAGAAGCCGCAAAAGGGGCGGAGCGGACGACGAGCAAGACCTCATACCCCTCAGCGTCCCGGAGATCCGCCGACTGA
- a CDS encoding CBM35 domain-containing protein: MAGTLPADASPTAAAADPQRLTVDLSASEGPVLRGANGALYGLSDDGVPSDAALAPLKITSISQKPEGGAQHPNGDALTVSRSFFRNGGGEVLVMMQDIYPRWPYDDLGIGDYLPKVDKITKEVSADPNSDRFVYIPFNEPDLIWYGLNASDPAKYEANRDRFLRDWKAVHQRIRAIDPDARIAGPNESGYHSRLITDFLTFAQRENVLPEIMTWHELGSGSLRDFQGHYDNYRSIERQLGIEPLTVNIDEYANRRDLSVPGQLVQWVSMFERNKVYANQAYWDAAGNMDGNVVRSNIPNGGWWFFRWYAGLTGNTVKVTPPQANTIDTLQGLASLDTSRRQAQVLLGGSAADTDVVVRKVPRSLFGRTVTATVAEAAWSGYEGQHAAPRVLSRTKVRIADDGTVTVPLRGLHKMSAYRVVLTPGGTGTPTTPSVPWTASHEAEDAAITDGKVYTQGTVSNANGYAASGTKDVGSLNQPGSKVDFTVTVPNDGTYDLAILYGNQSGTPATQQLTIDGGDPVTVTYPSTENWTYRAKKDVTVQLSAGDHRLTLAKGATEVTLDRIDLTARTADPAASYEATLADIGGKPSYDYSSSAGVGTGALLLRSGDKAVFDVYAPRDGYYRVVPRASAPVKLALHGQSVAAVPDRPLRLYLVAGNNRITATAKHTAVRALDVTGAGSTTGALAYEGAEATLAGGAKLVDSPYASAGSYIGWLGNSADSTAEFTVNAPASGRYVLVVHYAHNDRRDNGHAYNTDIMSRTADITVGDGDPRTVTFKNTWGWDDYWTVGVPVDLRKGANKVTFGNAGAWAPNIDRIEVGRVVG, encoded by the coding sequence GCCGATCCGCAGCGCCTCACCGTCGACCTCTCCGCCTCCGAGGGCCCGGTGCTGCGCGGCGCCAACGGCGCGCTGTACGGGCTCAGCGACGACGGGGTGCCCAGCGACGCCGCCCTCGCACCCCTGAAGATCACCAGCATCTCGCAGAAGCCGGAGGGCGGCGCCCAACACCCCAACGGCGACGCGCTCACCGTCTCCAGGTCGTTCTTCCGCAACGGCGGCGGCGAGGTCCTGGTGATGATGCAGGACATCTATCCCAGGTGGCCGTACGACGACCTGGGCATCGGCGACTACCTCCCCAAGGTCGACAAGATCACCAAGGAGGTCTCGGCCGACCCGAACAGCGACCGTTTCGTCTACATCCCCTTCAACGAACCGGACTTGATCTGGTACGGCCTCAACGCCTCCGACCCGGCGAAGTACGAGGCCAACCGCGACCGGTTCCTCCGCGACTGGAAGGCGGTCCACCAGCGTATCCGGGCCATCGACCCCGACGCCCGTATCGCCGGCCCCAACGAGTCCGGCTACCACTCCCGGCTGATCACCGACTTCCTCACCTTCGCCCAGCGCGAGAACGTCCTGCCCGAGATCATGACCTGGCACGAACTGGGCTCGGGCTCGCTCCGCGACTTCCAGGGCCACTACGACAACTACCGTTCCATCGAGCGGCAGTTGGGCATCGAGCCACTCACCGTCAACATCGACGAGTACGCCAACCGCCGTGACCTCTCCGTCCCCGGCCAACTCGTCCAGTGGGTCTCGATGTTCGAGCGGAACAAGGTGTACGCCAACCAGGCCTACTGGGACGCGGCGGGCAACATGGACGGCAACGTCGTCCGCTCCAACATCCCCAACGGCGGCTGGTGGTTCTTCCGTTGGTACGCGGGCCTGACCGGCAACACGGTGAAGGTCACCCCGCCGCAGGCGAACACCATCGACACCCTCCAGGGCCTCGCCTCCCTCGACACCTCCCGCCGCCAGGCCCAGGTCCTGCTGGGCGGCTCGGCCGCCGACACGGACGTCGTGGTCCGCAAGGTGCCCCGGTCGCTCTTCGGCCGTACGGTCACCGCGACCGTCGCCGAGGCCGCCTGGTCCGGCTACGAGGGGCAGCACGCCGCCCCGCGCGTCCTGTCCCGTACGAAGGTGAGGATCGCGGACGACGGCACGGTGACCGTCCCGCTGCGGGGGCTGCACAAGATGTCGGCCTACCGCGTCGTCCTCACCCCCGGCGGCACGGGCACCCCGACCACCCCGTCCGTCCCCTGGACCGCCTCCCACGAGGCCGAGGACGCCGCCATCACCGACGGCAAGGTCTACACCCAGGGCACCGTGAGCAACGCCAACGGCTACGCGGCCTCCGGCACCAAGGACGTCGGCTCCCTCAACCAGCCCGGCAGCAAGGTCGACTTCACGGTGACGGTCCCGAACGACGGTACATACGACCTGGCGATCCTGTACGGCAACCAGTCCGGGACCCCGGCCACCCAGCAACTGACCATCGACGGCGGCGACCCGGTCACCGTCACCTACCCCTCCACCGAGAACTGGACCTACCGCGCGAAGAAGGACGTCACGGTCCAACTCTCGGCAGGCGACCACCGGTTGACCCTCGCCAAGGGCGCCACCGAGGTCACCCTCGACCGGATCGACCTCACCGCCCGGACCGCCGACCCCGCCGCCTCCTACGAGGCCACCCTCGCCGACATCGGCGGCAAGCCGTCGTACGACTACTCCTCCTCGGCCGGGGTCGGCACCGGCGCCCTCCTGCTGCGCTCCGGCGACAAGGCGGTCTTCGACGTGTACGCCCCGCGCGACGGCTACTACCGGGTGGTGCCCCGGGCGTCGGCGCCGGTGAAGCTCGCCCTGCACGGGCAGTCGGTGGCGGCGGTGCCCGACCGGCCGCTGCGGCTGTACCTCGTCGCGGGCAACAACCGGATCACCGCGACCGCCAAGCACACCGCCGTCCGCGCCCTCGACGTCACCGGCGCGGGCTCCACCACCGGCGCCCTCGCGTACGAGGGCGCCGAGGCCACCCTCGCGGGCGGGGCCAAGCTCGTCGACTCCCCGTACGCCTCGGCCGGTTCGTACATCGGCTGGCTCGGCAACAGCGCGGACAGCACCGCCGAGTTCACGGTGAACGCCCCCGCCTCGGGCCGCTACGTCCTCGTCGTGCACTACGCGCACAACGACCGCCGCGACAACGGCCACGCCTACAACACCGACATCATGTCCCGCACGGCGGACATCACGGTCGGGGACGGCGACCCGCGCACGGTCACCTTCAAGAACACCTGGGGCTGGGACGACTACTGGACCGTGGGCGTCCCCGTCGACCTGAGGAAGGGCGCCAACAAGGTGACCTTCGGCAACGCGGGCGCCTGGGCCCCGAACATCGACCGGATCGAGGTGGGCCGGGTCGTCGGCTAG